One stretch of Caldinitratiruptor microaerophilus DNA includes these proteins:
- a CDS encoding YlbF family regulator, translating to MARSDVWLLTRQLADALARTPEVERFRTTEEALLADPEAVRLVRRHGELRRRVASAGLLAPAERARVVREFLAVEAQYRNHPLIVAHQEARAELDRLVARISDILNFAVTGRLRPGGGAGCPGGCGRLGSP from the coding sequence ATGGCCCGGTCGGACGTCTGGCTCCTGACCAGGCAGCTGGCGGATGCGCTCGCCCGCACGCCCGAGGTGGAGCGTTTTCGCACCACCGAGGAAGCCCTCCTCGCCGACCCGGAAGCGGTCCGCCTGGTGCGGCGCCATGGCGAGCTGAGGCGCAGGGTGGCCTCCGCCGGGCTCCTCGCGCCGGCCGAGCGGGCCAGGGTCGTGCGGGAGTTCCTGGCCGTCGAAGCGCAGTACCGCAACCACCCCTTGATCGTGGCGCACCAGGAGGCGAGGGCGGAGCTCGACCGCCTGGTGGCGCGAATCAGCGACATCCTGAACTTCGCGGTGACCGGCCGGCTCCGTCCCGGCGGTGGGGCGGGCTGTCCGGGAGGGTGCGGTCGCCTGGGTTCGCCGTAG